One segment of Vibrio orientalis CIP 102891 = ATCC 33934 DNA contains the following:
- the minC gene encoding septum site-determining protein MinC: MSHTPDLKGSSFTLSVLHLSDNDVEKSIHFLQEKVTQAPAFFAQAPVVINISKVDGDIDFSRLKEGISLAGMIPVGVTGCKDKRAENLASEAKFAVMSASKSPTQAPAKMQPTKIVRSPVRSGQQIYAKDADLVVLNHVSEGAEVIADGSIHIHGTLRGRAIAGANGNKDAVIICNKLNAELMSIAGHYWLTEQFAEEYWQQKVMFSLDNDSLQFELLTI, translated from the coding sequence ATGTCACATACCCCAGACCTAAAAGGCAGTAGCTTTACTTTGTCAGTTTTACACCTTTCTGACAACGATGTAGAGAAATCGATTCATTTCCTACAAGAAAAGGTTACTCAGGCACCAGCGTTTTTCGCCCAAGCCCCAGTTGTTATCAATATATCTAAAGTGGATGGCGACATCGACTTTTCGAGGCTAAAAGAAGGCATTTCTCTTGCTGGGATGATTCCGGTAGGCGTGACTGGTTGCAAAGACAAACGCGCTGAAAATTTAGCGTCAGAAGCCAAATTTGCCGTGATGTCTGCGAGTAAGTCACCCACTCAAGCTCCAGCAAAGATGCAACCGACTAAAATCGTTCGCTCACCCGTTCGTTCAGGTCAACAGATTTACGCAAAAGACGCTGACTTAGTGGTGCTGAACCATGTTAGCGAAGGCGCTGAAGTCATCGCCGATGGCTCAATCCATATACACGGCACACTCCGTGGTCGCGCGATTGCAGGTGCCAATGGCAACAAAGACGCCGTTATTATCTGTAATAAACTCAATGCTGAATTAATGTCTATCGCTGGTCATTATTGGCTAACAGAACAATTTGCCGAAGAGTATTGGCAACAAAAAGTCATGTTTAGTTTGGACAATGACTCGCTCCAGTTCGAGTTGTTAACAATTTAA
- the minD gene encoding septum site-determining protein MinD codes for MARIIVVTSGKGGVGKTTSSAAIASGLAMKGKKTAVIDFDIGLRNLDLIMGCERRVVYDFVNVINGEATLNQAMIKDKRTENLFILPASQTRDKDALTKEGVRRVLDELDEMGFDFVICDSPAGIEQGALMALYFADEAIVTTNPEVSSVRDSDRILGILDSKSRRAEEGLEPVRQHLLLTRYNPTRVTQGDMLSVEDVEEILHISLLGVIPESQAVLNASNKGVPVIFDDQSDAGMAYDDTVERLLGQQVDFRFLTEQKKGIFKRLFGG; via the coding sequence ATGGCACGCATTATTGTTGTAACGTCAGGCAAAGGCGGTGTTGGTAAAACAACATCAAGCGCAGCTATCGCGTCTGGCCTTGCGATGAAGGGTAAAAAGACGGCAGTGATCGACTTTGATATTGGCTTACGTAACCTTGATTTAATCATGGGTTGTGAGCGCCGTGTGGTTTACGATTTCGTCAATGTGATCAATGGCGAAGCAACGCTTAACCAAGCGATGATCAAAGACAAGCGTACAGAAAACTTATTCATCCTGCCAGCTTCTCAGACTCGTGATAAAGATGCGTTAACCAAAGAAGGCGTTCGTCGTGTGCTTGATGAGCTTGACGAAATGGGCTTCGACTTTGTTATCTGTGATTCACCGGCAGGCATCGAGCAAGGCGCACTAATGGCACTATACTTTGCAGATGAAGCCATCGTAACCACGAACCCTGAAGTTTCTTCTGTACGTGATTCTGACCGTATCCTTGGCATTCTTGACTCTAAGTCTCGCCGCGCAGAAGAAGGACTTGAGCCTGTAAGACAGCACCTGCTACTAACGCGTTACAACCCAACACGCGTTACTCAAGGCGATATGCTGAGCGTTGAAGACGTTGAAGAGATTCTGCATATTTCTCTATTGGGTGTTATCCCTGAAAGCCAAGCGGTATTGAATGCGTCAAACAAAGGCGTACCTGTCATTTTTGATGATCAGTCGGATGCAGGCATGGCTTACGATGACACGGTTGAGCGTCTGTTGGGGCAGCAAGTGGATTTCCGTTTTCTGACCGAACAGAAGAAAGGAATCTTTAAACGTCTATTCGGAGGCTAA
- the minE gene encoding cell division topological specificity factor MinE, giving the protein MSLLEFFRPQKKNSANLAKERLQIIVAERRSHGDPAPSYLPQLKEDILKVIGKYVAVDPSMVDLSFEHKDDDISVLELNIKLPEDEK; this is encoded by the coding sequence ATGTCATTACTTGAATTTTTCCGCCCGCAGAAAAAGAACTCTGCGAATCTAGCCAAAGAGCGACTGCAGATCATCGTTGCAGAGCGCCGTAGCCATGGTGACCCAGCGCCTTCGTACTTACCACAGCTTAAAGAAGATATTCTTAAGGTGATTGGTAAGTATGTTGCTGTAGACCCATCAATGGTTGATTTATCATTCGAACATAAAGACGATGATATTTCTGTGCTAGAGCTTAATATTAAACTGCCAGAAGACGAGAAATAG
- a CDS encoding LysR family transcriptional regulator: MNKLRAIELFVRLTEVGSFTRLAEQQRTSKSMVSKEISRLEQELGARLLHRTTRNIQLTYVGEEYLKYANEILAKIENADAFVKTLAQAPRGKIKVNAPMALGITDLSMLFADFMQAFPDVDLDIHLGDENIDLVAEGFDLGFRASSQTFDSNYIGKALCEFNYHLCASRDYFSHHAPIQTKQDLLQHNCFEYSYFKGKNVWPVDGVIATSGSLRVNSVLFMLQVIKAGRGIGYLPEFVCRELLENGQLVEVLPDSEKSKLTLYALYPARQFVPPAVLQCINFVERWFERNKP, from the coding sequence ATGAATAAACTGAGAGCGATCGAGCTGTTTGTTCGTCTGACTGAAGTGGGGAGCTTTACGCGTTTAGCTGAGCAGCAGAGAACATCAAAATCGATGGTGAGTAAAGAGATCAGTCGATTAGAGCAAGAACTAGGGGCGAGGTTACTGCATAGAACGACGCGAAACATTCAGTTAACATATGTCGGCGAAGAGTATCTCAAGTATGCGAATGAAATCTTGGCCAAGATTGAAAACGCAGACGCGTTCGTTAAAACTCTCGCCCAAGCTCCCAGGGGCAAGATAAAAGTCAATGCACCTATGGCGTTGGGAATCACTGATTTATCAATGCTGTTTGCTGATTTTATGCAGGCTTTTCCTGATGTTGACCTCGATATTCACCTTGGCGATGAAAATATCGATTTGGTTGCAGAAGGTTTTGACTTAGGCTTTCGTGCGTCAAGCCAAACGTTCGATTCCAACTATATTGGTAAAGCGTTATGCGAATTTAACTACCATTTGTGTGCGAGTCGAGACTATTTTTCCCACCATGCCCCGATCCAAACCAAACAAGATCTTCTGCAACATAACTGCTTTGAATATTCTTACTTTAAAGGAAAAAATGTTTGGCCTGTCGATGGTGTTATCGCCACCTCTGGCTCCTTACGCGTCAACAGTGTGCTATTTATGTTGCAAGTGATAAAAGCAGGGCGAGGGATCGGCTATTTGCCAGAGTTCGTATGTCGAGAGTTGCTCGAAAACGGCCAATTAGTTGAAGTGCTGCCGGACAGTGAGAAAAGCAAGTTAACCTTGTATGCGCTGTACCCTGCGCGACAGTTTGTGCCACCCGCAGTTCTACAATGCATAAACTTTGTCGAGCGTTGGTTTGAAAGGAATAAGCCATAA
- a CDS encoding glutathione S-transferase family protein yields MYTLYFLPEACSLATQVVLRELNQQVTLVNVQNLDSFAQINPVANVPVLIDNNQTLTEGAAILLHLLNKHPSYLWPKDDTTAKQSALENIMFANATMHPAYSKLFLAASLVTDTEARQSVFNVSTSSINALWQVVEHKLAHQTFLGGEHVSPADIMLAVYSRWGAAFPVDIIIPTKSQHMIDHVLSMPSFSASLSAESHHIRSTTQA; encoded by the coding sequence ATGTATACCTTATACTTTTTACCCGAAGCGTGCTCACTAGCCACTCAAGTTGTGCTTAGAGAATTAAACCAGCAAGTAACTTTGGTTAATGTGCAAAACCTTGACTCATTTGCGCAAATTAATCCGGTAGCTAATGTCCCTGTCCTAATAGATAACAATCAGACATTGACCGAAGGAGCGGCAATTTTACTCCATCTACTCAACAAGCATCCCTCATACCTATGGCCAAAGGACGATACCACTGCCAAGCAGAGCGCCCTTGAAAATATCATGTTTGCCAATGCCACAATGCATCCGGCTTACAGCAAATTATTTCTTGCGGCGAGTTTAGTTACCGACACTGAAGCTCGTCAGAGCGTGTTCAATGTCTCGACATCCAGTATCAACGCACTATGGCAAGTCGTTGAGCACAAATTGGCTCACCAAACATTTTTAGGTGGAGAACATGTCTCCCCTGCGGACATTATGCTTGCGGTCTATTCGCGTTGGGGCGCGGCTTTTCCGGTCGACATCATCATCCCAACTAAGTCGCAGCATATGATTGACCACGTGCTCTCAATGCCCAGCTTCAGCGCCTCCCTCAGCGCCGAATCTCACCATATCCGTTCCACAACCCAAGCGTAG
- a CDS encoding nuclear transport factor 2 family protein produces MCKQQDQADFQRVTDVVQRYFTGLHHGDSQLLSSIFHPDAYLKAPQLRRGLAEWLSLVEQRAKPIDNGDSFDYQILSIDVIGQQAMVKVLCPLLGRTYIDFLGLLYEDQQWRIVNKMYADIE; encoded by the coding sequence ATGTGTAAACAGCAAGATCAGGCAGATTTTCAACGTGTTACTGACGTTGTTCAACGCTACTTTACTGGTTTGCATCACGGCGACAGTCAGTTACTCAGCAGCATCTTTCATCCCGATGCCTATCTTAAAGCCCCGCAGTTGAGACGCGGGCTGGCTGAATGGCTATCACTGGTCGAGCAACGTGCAAAACCCATCGACAACGGAGATAGCTTTGACTATCAAATTCTATCGATTGATGTCATTGGCCAGCAAGCCATGGTCAAAGTGTTATGCCCATTACTAGGGCGAACCTACATCGATTTCCTTGGCTTACTGTATGAAGACCAACAGTGGCGCATCGTTAATAAAATGTACGCAGATATCGAATAG
- a CDS encoding 2-hydroxymuconate tautomerase family protein yields the protein MPYINVKVTDEQVTVEQKQEIIQAMTQVMIDVLDKDPATTFVVIDEVNTDNWGIGFDQVSQLRQHASLHKQ from the coding sequence ATGCCATATATCAATGTCAAAGTGACTGATGAACAGGTCACTGTCGAGCAGAAGCAAGAGATCATCCAAGCAATGACTCAAGTTATGATTGACGTGTTGGATAAGGACCCAGCCACAACCTTCGTCGTGATCGATGAAGTCAATACTGACAACTGGGGGATCGGTTTTGATCAGGTGTCCCAATTACGTCAACATGCATCACTGCATAAGCAATAA
- the adhE gene encoding bifunctional acetaldehyde-CoA/alcohol dehydrogenase has translation MPVTNMAELDALVARVKAAQEEFATFSQEKVDAIFRAASLAANHARIPLAQQAVAESGMGIVEDKVIKNHFASEFIYNKYKDEKTCGILEEDDNLGTMTIAEPVGIICGIVPTTNPTSTAIFKSLISLKTRNGIIFSPHPRAKNSTNDAAKLVLDAAVAAGAPKDIIGWIDQPSVELSNGLMKHDGIALILATGGPGMVKAAYSSGKPAIGVGAGNVPVVIDETADIKRAVASILMSKTFDNGVVCASEQAAIVVSEVYDEVKERFASHKAHVLSKADADKVRKVLLIDGALNAKIVGQPAPAIAEMAGVKVPADTKVLVGEGLGKVSIDDEFAHEKLSPTLGLFRADDFEDAVAQAVTMVEIGGIGHTSGLYTNQDVNADRIRYFGDKMKTARILVNIPTTHGGIGDLYNFNVAPSLTLGCGSWGGNSISENVGPKHLINKKTVAKRAENMLWHKLPKSIYFRRGSLPIAMSDLEGKKRAFLVTDRFLFNNGYADEVVKLLKEQGIEVQTFFDVEADPTLSVVEKGAEAMKSFQPDVILALGGGSPMDAAKIMWVMYEHPETHFEELAMRFMDIRKRIYKFPKMGKKAELVCITTTSGTGSEVTPFAVVTDDKTGAKYPLADYEITPNMAIVDANLVMNMPKSLTAFGGYDAVTHALEAYVSVLANEYSDGQALQALKMLKEYLPSSYANGANDPIAREKVHNAATIAGIAFANAFLGVCHSMAHKIGAEFHLPHGLANALLISNVVRYNANDNPTKQTAFSQYDRPQARRRYAEVADHLGLSQEGDRTAQKIERLLAWLEELKGDLDIPLSIQAAGVSEVDFIAKLDELAVEAFDDQCTGANPRYPLITELKEVLMSSYYGKAFVEGETFEGTTVIKKKADQVAKEAAPKAKKEKANA, from the coding sequence ATGCCTGTAACTAATATGGCTGAACTAGACGCTCTAGTAGCTCGCGTAAAAGCGGCTCAAGAAGAGTTTGCAACGTTCTCACAAGAGAAAGTAGACGCAATCTTCCGCGCAGCCTCTCTAGCAGCTAACCACGCTCGTATCCCGCTAGCACAACAAGCGGTTGCAGAGTCTGGCATGGGTATTGTTGAAGATAAAGTGATCAAAAACCACTTTGCTTCAGAGTTCATCTACAACAAATACAAAGACGAGAAAACTTGTGGCATCCTAGAAGAAGATGACAACCTAGGCACAATGACTATCGCAGAACCTGTAGGTATCATTTGTGGTATCGTCCCAACGACTAACCCAACGTCTACAGCAATCTTCAAATCTCTAATCTCTCTTAAAACTCGTAACGGCATCATCTTCTCGCCACACCCACGTGCGAAGAACTCGACTAACGATGCAGCGAAACTTGTTCTTGACGCAGCAGTAGCGGCGGGTGCACCAAAAGACATCATCGGTTGGATTGACCAACCTTCAGTAGAACTGTCTAACGGCCTAATGAAGCACGACGGCATTGCACTTATCCTTGCAACTGGTGGTCCAGGCATGGTTAAAGCAGCATACTCTTCTGGTAAGCCAGCAATCGGTGTAGGCGCAGGTAACGTTCCTGTCGTTATCGATGAAACAGCTGACATCAAACGTGCTGTTGCTTCTATCCTTATGTCTAAAACATTCGATAACGGCGTAGTATGTGCTTCTGAGCAAGCTGCAATCGTAGTTAGCGAAGTATACGACGAAGTGAAAGAGCGTTTCGCTTCTCACAAAGCTCACGTTCTATCTAAAGCTGACGCAGACAAAGTACGTAAAGTACTACTAATCGATGGCGCACTAAACGCGAAAATCGTAGGTCAACCTGCTCCAGCAATCGCTGAAATGGCGGGCGTTAAAGTTCCTGCAGATACAAAAGTTCTTGTGGGTGAAGGTCTAGGTAAAGTATCGATCGATGACGAATTCGCACACGAGAAACTATCTCCAACTCTAGGTCTATTCCGTGCTGACGACTTCGAAGACGCAGTTGCTCAAGCGGTAACTATGGTTGAAATCGGTGGTATCGGTCACACGTCTGGTCTTTACACTAACCAAGACGTTAACGCAGACCGTATCCGTTACTTCGGCGACAAGATGAAGACTGCACGTATCCTTGTAAACATCCCAACTACTCACGGTGGTATCGGTGACCTTTACAACTTTAACGTAGCACCTTCTCTAACTCTAGGTTGTGGTTCTTGGGGTGGTAACTCTATCTCTGAGAACGTAGGTCCTAAGCACCTTATCAACAAGAAAACTGTAGCTAAGCGAGCTGAAAACATGTTGTGGCACAAACTACCTAAGTCTATCTACTTCCGTCGTGGTAGCCTTCCAATCGCAATGAGCGACCTAGAAGGTAAGAAACGCGCATTCCTAGTAACTGACCGTTTCCTATTCAACAACGGTTACGCTGATGAAGTAGTGAAACTGCTTAAAGAGCAAGGCATCGAAGTTCAAACATTCTTCGACGTAGAAGCGGATCCAACACTATCTGTTGTTGAGAAAGGTGCAGAAGCAATGAAGAGCTTCCAACCTGACGTAATCCTAGCTCTAGGTGGTGGTTCTCCAATGGACGCTGCTAAGATCATGTGGGTAATGTACGAGCACCCAGAAACTCACTTCGAAGAACTAGCAATGCGCTTTATGGATATCCGTAAACGTATCTACAAGTTCCCTAAAATGGGTAAGAAAGCTGAGCTTGTATGTATCACTACAACTTCAGGTACTGGTTCAGAGGTTACTCCATTCGCCGTTGTTACAGACGACAAGACTGGTGCTAAGTACCCACTAGCTGACTACGAAATCACGCCAAACATGGCTATCGTTGATGCTAACCTAGTAATGAACATGCCTAAGTCTCTAACAGCATTCGGTGGTTACGATGCAGTAACTCACGCTCTAGAAGCTTACGTATCTGTTCTTGCTAACGAATACTCTGACGGTCAGGCTCTACAAGCACTTAAGATGCTAAAAGAGTACCTACCTTCAAGCTACGCGAACGGCGCAAACGACCCAATCGCTCGTGAGAAAGTACACAACGCTGCGACTATCGCTGGTATCGCGTTTGCGAACGCATTCCTAGGTGTTTGTCACTCTATGGCGCACAAGATTGGTGCTGAGTTCCACCTACCACACGGTCTGGCGAACGCACTACTAATCTCTAACGTTGTACGTTACAACGCGAACGATAACCCAACTAAGCAGACTGCATTCTCTCAGTACGACCGTCCACAAGCACGTCGTCGTTACGCTGAAGTTGCTGACCACCTAGGCCTAAGCCAAGAAGGTGACCGTACTGCTCAGAAGATTGAACGTCTACTAGCATGGTTGGAAGAGCTGAAAGGCGACCTAGACATCCCACTGTCTATCCAAGCAGCAGGTGTTTCTGAAGTTGACTTCATCGCTAAACTTGATGAGCTAGCAGTTGAAGCGTTTGATGACCAGTGTACAGGTGCTAACCCACGTTACCCTCTAATCACTGAGCTAAAAGAAGTTCTAATGTCTTCTTACTACGGTAAAGCATTCGTTGAAGGCGAAACTTTCGAAGGTACGACTGTAATCAAGAAGAAAGCGGACCAAGTAGCGAAAGAAGCGGCACCAAAAGCTAAGAAAGAAAAAGCTAACGCATAA
- a CDS encoding YchE family NAAT transporter, producing the protein MQTFEIAIFLQFFLGLVAAVNPVGIMPVFVSLTGHMTQEEKNKTAVTANIAVAIILIVSLLAGQMLLDMFSISLDSFRVAGGLLLLSIAFSMMSGKLGEDKQNKQERSEYVSREQIGVVPLAMPLMAGPGAISSTIVYGSRYPAMLDTFGIIVTIVAFCLCTWLLFRSAPLIVRFLGQTGINVITRIMGLILGALGIEFIANGLRNLFPGLA; encoded by the coding sequence ATGCAAACGTTCGAAATCGCTATTTTTTTGCAGTTTTTCTTGGGTTTAGTCGCAGCTGTTAACCCTGTCGGCATTATGCCGGTTTTTGTTTCTTTAACTGGGCACATGACTCAAGAAGAAAAGAACAAAACCGCCGTTACAGCCAACATTGCTGTCGCTATCATTTTGATCGTCTCTCTCCTGGCGGGTCAGATGCTGCTCGATATGTTTAGCATCTCGTTGGATTCGTTCCGCGTCGCAGGCGGTTTACTCCTTCTAAGCATCGCGTTTTCAATGATGAGCGGTAAACTCGGGGAAGATAAGCAGAACAAACAAGAAAGGTCTGAGTATGTCAGCCGTGAGCAGATCGGTGTCGTGCCATTGGCCATGCCACTGATGGCAGGCCCGGGTGCGATCAGTTCGACGATTGTCTACGGCTCTCGCTATCCAGCAATGCTTGATACATTCGGTATCATTGTGACGATCGTCGCTTTCTGTCTATGTACTTGGCTACTATTTCGCTCAGCACCATTGATTGTGCGCTTCTTAGGTCAAACAGGAATTAACGTCATCACTCGTATCATGGGCCTTATCCTTGGCGCACTTGGTATCGAGTTTATCGCAAACGGACTACGTAACCTGTTCCCAGGATTAGCCTGA
- a CDS encoding ion transporter — MPRNSLRHHLYVIIFGTHTKAGRAFDIALIAAIIVSLLVLILESLPNVMSRWSQELRYIEYSFTALFTVEYLLRLYCSPKPKSYATSFYGVVDLLAILPTYLALIFPGASFMGVIRLLRVMRIFRVLKLVRYLQDSNILLRSLLMARRKILIFFSTVGILVTIFGALIFVIEGPDNGFTSIPKSIYWAIVTITTVGYGDMVPQTHLGKAIASLTMLLGYSILAVPTGIITAELSNEMNAHKELVKCPNCNRSGHDSDAMHCKHCGSELADPDNRVITRQN; from the coding sequence ATGCCACGCAACTCTTTACGACATCATCTTTACGTCATTATTTTTGGTACTCATACCAAAGCTGGACGGGCATTTGATATTGCCCTGATTGCTGCCATCATCGTCTCGCTATTGGTTCTCATCTTAGAATCACTGCCAAATGTGATGTCTCGATGGTCACAAGAATTACGCTATATTGAGTACAGTTTTACCGCCCTATTCACCGTCGAATATTTATTAAGGCTCTATTGCTCACCTAAGCCCAAATCTTACGCTACCAGCTTTTACGGCGTTGTCGATTTGCTAGCGATTCTGCCGACCTACTTGGCTCTAATTTTCCCTGGCGCTTCGTTTATGGGGGTGATTCGCTTACTCCGCGTTATGCGAATTTTCCGTGTCCTTAAACTTGTGCGCTATCTGCAAGATTCGAATATTCTTTTGCGCTCTCTCCTTATGGCGCGCCGAAAGATCCTAATATTCTTCAGCACTGTCGGTATTCTAGTCACCATTTTCGGCGCTTTAATCTTTGTGATTGAGGGCCCTGATAATGGCTTTACCAGTATTCCCAAAAGTATCTACTGGGCCATCGTGACAATTACCACCGTTGGCTATGGTGATATGGTGCCACAAACCCATCTCGGTAAGGCGATCGCCTCTTTAACCATGCTGCTCGGTTATTCAATACTTGCCGTTCCCACTGGTATCATTACCGCAGAGTTAAGTAACGAGATGAACGCGCACAAAGAGCTCGTAAAATGCCCTAACTGCAACCGTTCCGGGCACGACTCAGATGCTATGCACTGTAAGCACTGTGGCAGTGAGTTAGCCGATCCAGATAATCGAGTAATCACTCGACAGAATTAA
- a CDS encoding type II secretion system protein, protein MRAKGFTLIELVVVIVILGILAVVAAPRFLNYSHDARAASIRGMKAAVDGAAQLVYSKTVIDGEENNPSYHIDLGSQTGHVAFGYPTVERGGIENFLNADAEYHDLEAEWVWAAHNNGTVADPDYWLITQSSILGDFTGSDFNTAIEQTQCYVKYTAVMEEGGMYQAEAVTTGC, encoded by the coding sequence ATGAGAGCAAAAGGTTTTACGTTAATCGAATTGGTTGTGGTGATTGTGATTTTGGGCATTCTTGCTGTTGTCGCAGCGCCGAGGTTTTTAAACTATAGCCATGATGCGCGAGCGGCGAGCATTCGAGGGATGAAAGCAGCCGTTGATGGCGCAGCTCAATTGGTTTACTCCAAGACCGTCATTGACGGTGAAGAAAATAACCCTAGCTATCATATCGATCTTGGTTCTCAGACCGGACATGTTGCGTTTGGTTATCCGACCGTTGAACGCGGCGGGATAGAAAACTTCCTCAATGCTGATGCTGAATATCATGATCTAGAAGCGGAGTGGGTATGGGCAGCTCACAATAATGGCACGGTTGCTGACCCTGATTATTGGCTTATCACGCAATCTTCTATCCTTGGTGATTTCACCGGGAGCGATTTTAACACCGCGATTGAACAAACCCAGTGTTACGTTAAGTACACTGCCGTAATGGAAGAGGGCGGAATGTACCAGGCGGAAGCAGTGACCACTGGTTGTTAA
- the asd gene encoding aspartate-semialdehyde dehydrogenase, with the protein MRVGLVGWRGMVGSVLMQRMVEEKDFDLIEPVFYSTSQVGIPAPNLGKDAGMLQDAFDIESLKQLDAVVTCQGGSYTEKVYPALRQAGWKGYWIDAASTLRMAQDSIITLDPVNLAQIQQGIHSGTNTFVGGNCTVSLMLMGLGGLFEKGLVEWTSAMTYQAASGAGAQNMRELISQMGVINDSVSSELANPSSSILDIDKKVADIMRSPSFPTDKFGVPLSGSLIPWIDVKRDNGQSKEEWKAGVEANKILGFQDAPVPIDGTCVRIGAMRCHSQALTIKLKQNVPMDEIEEMIATHNDWVKVIPNDRDITAQELTPAKVTGTLSIPVGRLRKMAMGDDFLNAFTVGDQLLWGAAEPLRRTLRIILAEK; encoded by the coding sequence ATGAGAGTAGGTTTAGTTGGTTGGCGTGGCATGGTTGGTTCGGTGCTAATGCAACGTATGGTAGAAGAGAAAGATTTCGACCTTATTGAACCGGTATTTTACAGTACATCTCAAGTAGGTATCCCAGCACCAAACTTAGGTAAAGATGCAGGTATGCTGCAAGATGCGTTTGATATCGAAAGCCTTAAGCAGCTAGACGCTGTTGTTACCTGTCAGGGTGGTAGCTACACAGAAAAAGTGTATCCAGCACTGCGCCAAGCGGGTTGGAAGGGCTACTGGATTGATGCTGCTTCGACTTTGCGTATGGCGCAAGACTCTATCATTACCCTTGATCCTGTTAACTTAGCGCAGATTCAACAAGGCATTCATAGTGGCACCAACACGTTTGTTGGAGGTAACTGTACCGTAAGCTTGATGCTAATGGGCCTAGGTGGCCTATTTGAGAAAGGCTTGGTTGAGTGGACAAGTGCGATGACTTACCAAGCCGCTTCTGGTGCTGGCGCTCAGAATATGCGTGAGCTTATCTCTCAAATGGGTGTAATCAATGATTCAGTGAGTTCAGAGTTGGCTAACCCATCAAGCTCAATTCTCGATATCGACAAAAAAGTAGCAGACATCATGCGCTCACCATCTTTCCCGACGGATAAATTTGGTGTACCACTATCAGGTTCTCTCATTCCATGGATCGATGTGAAGCGTGACAATGGCCAGAGCAAAGAAGAGTGGAAAGCGGGTGTTGAAGCGAACAAGATTCTTGGCTTCCAAGATGCACCAGTGCCAATCGATGGTACCTGTGTACGTATCGGTGCAATGCGTTGTCACTCTCAAGCGTTGACTATCAAGCTAAAGCAAAATGTTCCGATGGACGAGATCGAAGAGATGATCGCCACTCATAATGATTGGGTTAAAGTGATTCCTAATGATCGCGATATTACTGCGCAAGAACTGACACCAGCTAAAGTGACCGGTACGCTTTCTATCCCTGTAGGTCGTCTGCGTAAGATGGCAATGGGTGATGATTTCCTCAATGCGTTCACTGTTGGTGACCAACTTCTATGGGGTGCCGCAGAACCACTACGCCGCACACTGCGTATTATCCTTGCTGAAAAGTAA